A genomic segment from Planctomycetaceae bacterium encodes:
- a CDS encoding DUF72 domain-containing protein, which produces MSQGKGEFRVGTSGWQYDHWAEIFYPRGLPKSRWFEHYAQHFDTVEVNNTFYHLPQESTFDHWHDKAPRDFLYTLKFSRYGSHIKRLKDPADTIGLFMERAQRLEEFLGPILVQLAPQFAVDAERLEAFLSAAPRAQRWALEFRNPSWLCDEVYAVLRRHGAALCIHDQIDRHPRMVTADWVYLRYHRPSGGKYTPAHLRRQGQYVREYLAQGLDVFAYFNNDAHGYAVGNAADLRRLVAKKD; this is translated from the coding sequence GAGATCTTTTATCCCAGGGGCCTGCCCAAGAGCCGATGGTTCGAGCATTACGCCCAGCACTTCGACACCGTCGAGGTCAACAACACGTTCTACCATCTGCCCCAGGAAAGCACGTTCGACCACTGGCACGACAAGGCGCCGCGCGACTTCCTCTACACGCTCAAGTTCAGCCGCTACGGCAGCCACATCAAGCGGCTCAAGGACCCCGCCGACACGATCGGCCTGTTCATGGAGCGGGCGCAGCGCCTCGAAGAGTTCCTGGGGCCGATCCTGGTGCAGCTTGCCCCGCAGTTTGCCGTCGACGCCGAACGCCTGGAGGCATTCCTGTCAGCCGCCCCGCGGGCGCAGCGGTGGGCGCTGGAGTTTCGCAATCCTTCGTGGTTGTGCGACGAAGTGTACGCGGTGCTGAGGCGGCACGGGGCGGCGCTGTGCATTCACGACCAGATCGATCGCCACCCGCGGATGGTCACGGCCGACTGGGTGTACCTGCGGTACCACAGACCGTCCGGGGGCAAATACACGCCCGCGCATCTTCGCCGCCAGGGGCAATACGTGCGCGAGTACCTTGCCCAGGGGCTTGACGTGTTTGCGTATTTCAATAACGACGCACACGGCTATGCCGTGGGTAACGCGGCCGACCTGCGCCGCCTCGTCGCGAAGAAGGACTGA
- a CDS encoding metallophosphoesterase, whose protein sequence is MNIRSVAIVIAAALSLPALAPAAPLVVGGRVFLDANGNGVQDTGETPPAGAAVTDGVTIVAPDKEGKYSISVGLDPQIPQPSQVISVIWPSGTWPSGTWWHRVDAIKAGQSVDFALRQDTQAVPFVFAFASDPHDGGKSEHSEAFRKDLAEIGGVKLGVFAGDYGYSDTTGDYAAIEGSYQSWVKYVASLPAPFFCTQGNHDLAATLAEGAAKAAADAARAKARANRQSEPMIKLPPPPDKTNPLYAYGAYTKYLGPPRWSFSYANVHFVGLDWCTRKGDVYDEGVPPVAVKWLAQDLARVPAGQRILIFTHFPLGDEGLWPLLIKHKVTQVFSGHTHRGSSLIKSGVPVLTVVNRNGPYKVVRVGEKDLGIADRCSGCRSDQAGFHQTWCPLREPDDKTMKRLRTVYGKFANEKVSDTALSKLAGFKTGSAEIQTEIVPGQATRYGLQLTTPNALKEGQGLEALVDGGDLVLGDVRTPFKLAADGSVKMRLIAHAGTARLWVDGRIALTTKYKPTAPVIVVLRAKGGQATFRKLEFWELR, encoded by the coding sequence ATGAACATACGGTCAGTTGCGATAGTCATCGCTGCGGCGCTGTCGTTGCCGGCGCTGGCCCCAGCGGCGCCCCTCGTTGTCGGCGGGCGCGTGTTTCTCGACGCCAATGGCAACGGCGTGCAGGATACCGGCGAAACGCCACCGGCCGGGGCGGCGGTCACCGACGGCGTGACCATCGTCGCGCCGGACAAGGAAGGCAAGTACTCCATCAGCGTCGGGCTCGACCCGCAGATTCCCCAGCCGTCGCAGGTGATCTCGGTGATCTGGCCCAGCGGCACGTGGCCGTCCGGGACCTGGTGGCACCGCGTGGACGCGATCAAGGCCGGCCAAAGCGTCGACTTTGCCCTGCGCCAGGACACGCAGGCCGTGCCGTTCGTGTTCGCCTTCGCCAGCGACCCTCACGACGGCGGCAAGAGCGAGCACTCGGAAGCCTTTCGCAAGGACCTGGCCGAGATCGGCGGCGTCAAGTTGGGCGTCTTCGCCGGCGACTACGGCTACAGCGACACCACCGGCGACTACGCGGCCATCGAGGGCTCATACCAGTCGTGGGTGAAGTACGTCGCTTCGCTGCCGGCGCCGTTCTTCTGCACGCAGGGCAACCATGACTTGGCCGCCACGCTGGCCGAAGGCGCCGCCAAGGCCGCCGCCGACGCCGCCCGCGCCAAGGCCCGCGCAAACCGCCAGAGCGAGCCGATGATCAAGCTGCCCCCGCCGCCGGACAAGACCAACCCGCTCTATGCCTACGGAGCCTATACCAAGTACCTGGGCCCGCCGCGGTGGTCGTTCTCCTATGCGAACGTACACTTCGTCGGGCTCGACTGGTGTACCCGAAAGGGCGACGTCTATGACGAAGGCGTCCCCCCCGTTGCCGTCAAGTGGCTCGCCCAGGACCTCGCCCGCGTGCCCGCCGGCCAGCGGATTCTTATCTTCACGCATTTTCCCCTCGGCGACGAGGGGCTCTGGCCGCTGCTGATCAAACATAAAGTGACGCAGGTCTTCTCCGGCCACACGCACCGCGGTTCCTCGCTAATCAAGTCGGGCGTGCCGGTGCTGACGGTGGTCAACCGCAACGGGCCGTACAAGGTGGTGCGCGTCGGCGAGAAGGACCTCGGAATCGCCGATCGCTGCAGCGGTTGTCGCAGTGACCAAGCGGGCTTTCATCAGACCTGGTGCCCGCTGCGCGAGCCCGATGACAAGACGATGAAGCGCCTGCGCACGGTGTATGGAAAGTTCGCCAACGAAAAAGTCTCCGACACCGCTCTAAGCAAACTGGCCGGCTTCAAGACCGGCAGCGCCGAGATCCAGACCGAGATCGTTCCCGGCCAGGCCACGCGGTACGGTCTGCAACTGACCACGCCCAACGCCCTCAAAGAAGGCCAGGGGCTCGAGGCCCTGGTCGACGGCGGCGACCTGGTGCTCGGCGACGTGCGAACGCCCTTCAAACTCGCCGCCGACGGCAGCGTGAAGATGCGCCTGATCGCCCACGCCGGAACCGCCAGGCTCTGGGTGGACGGCCGCATCGCCCTGACGACTAAATACAAACCCACCGCCCCGGTGATCGTCGTGCTGCGCGCCAAAGGTGGACAGGCCACGTTCCGAAAGCTGGAGTTCTGGGAGCTGCGTTGA
- a CDS encoding response regulator yields MKVLIIEPDWRFAQQATAFLESHAHLTVHETTAEGGLAKASHWQPDLVIAADVFAEDGLLESLADVPDKPAVLLTGWMDRYDVAWRAWQRGGDELLMKPVFRAEELHGAIITAMENATAGTRGSQLPTTATA; encoded by the coding sequence ATGAAAGTTCTGATCATCGAGCCCGATTGGCGGTTTGCACAGCAGGCGACGGCGTTTCTGGAATCGCATGCTCACCTGACGGTTCATGAGACCACTGCGGAGGGCGGGCTGGCCAAGGCCTCGCACTGGCAGCCGGACCTGGTGATCGCGGCGGACGTGTTCGCTGAAGACGGACTGCTGGAGTCGCTGGCGGACGTGCCCGACAAGCCTGCGGTTCTGCTGACGGGATGGATGGACCGCTATGATGTCGCCTGGCGCGCCTGGCAGAGGGGCGGCGATGAACTGCTGATGAAACCGGTATTCCGGGCCGAAGAATTGCACGGGGCCATCATCACCGCGATGGAAAATGCCACAGCCGGAACACGAGGCAGCCAACTACCGACAACCGCCACTGCGTAA
- a CDS encoding beta-L-arabinofuranosidase domain-containing protein codes for MPALQSLAPDKVSVGGAFGHRANLNRNYILSLTNDNLLRNFQGEAGWGGGILQGTMAGQGATGEDWHWGWETPTCQLRGHFPGHWLSGASRIYANSKDPLVKLRIDQFVSGLAACQERNGGEWAGSIPEKYLHLIARGQGVWAPHYTLHKMLMGLVDAYVWGANEQALTVLVNWAKWFHRWTRQFSREQMDNILDVETGGMLESWANLFAITGADEHRDLIERYTRMRLFGPLMDGVDNLTNMHANTTIPEAAGCARVYEVTGEARYRKMVEAYWDQAVTRRGTFCTGGQNLGEVWTPPFEFADRMGDKNQEFCTVYNMVRLADYLLRWTGEAQYADYIERNLYNGFLAQQHPGTGMVAYFLPFEPGGHKHWGHPTHDFWCCHGTLVQAHNLYGDWMYYAAKDSLTVAQYGDSTAKAQIKGAAVELHQWPIHENYGQGKERVVYRGGRDHRPQHWLYNMSVKADKTADFTLKLRMPWWLAGKAEITVNGKAVKASAKGSFTEIRRAWKDDTLTVKLPKSLWTEPIPDEPGTAAFMDGPTVLAGLCDKQCTIHGEQAHPEEILKPDVERLWGSWTTGYRTVNQCCNFRFKPLHEVVDEKYTVYFPFKEGEIRKNKTEIRNKKTNRKKQ; via the coding sequence ATGCCGGCTCTTCAATCTCTTGCCCCCGACAAGGTTTCCGTCGGCGGCGCGTTTGGCCATCGTGCCAACCTCAACCGCAATTACATCCTGAGCCTGACCAACGACAACCTGCTGCGGAACTTCCAGGGCGAAGCTGGCTGGGGCGGAGGCATTCTTCAGGGCACCATGGCCGGCCAGGGCGCCACGGGCGAGGATTGGCACTGGGGCTGGGAGACGCCAACGTGCCAGCTTCGCGGGCACTTCCCCGGGCACTGGCTCTCCGGCGCGTCGCGCATCTACGCCAACAGCAAAGACCCGCTGGTCAAGCTGCGCATCGACCAGTTCGTCTCGGGGCTGGCCGCCTGCCAGGAGCGCAACGGCGGCGAATGGGCCGGCTCGATTCCTGAAAAATATCTGCACCTGATCGCCCGCGGCCAGGGCGTCTGGGCGCCGCACTACACGCTGCACAAGATGCTCATGGGCCTGGTCGACGCGTACGTCTGGGGCGCCAATGAGCAGGCCCTGACCGTGCTGGTCAACTGGGCCAAGTGGTTCCACCGCTGGACCAGGCAGTTCAGCCGCGAGCAGATGGACAACATCCTGGATGTCGAAACCGGCGGCATGCTCGAAAGCTGGGCCAACCTCTTCGCCATCACCGGCGCCGACGAGCACCGCGACCTGATCGAGCGCTACACGCGCATGCGGTTGTTCGGCCCGCTGATGGACGGCGTCGACAACCTCACCAACATGCATGCCAACACGACGATCCCCGAAGCCGCCGGCTGCGCCCGCGTGTACGAGGTCACCGGCGAGGCGCGCTACCGCAAGATGGTCGAGGCGTACTGGGACCAGGCCGTCACGCGTCGCGGGACCTTCTGCACCGGCGGGCAGAACCTCGGCGAAGTCTGGACGCCGCCGTTCGAGTTCGCCGACCGCATGGGCGACAAGAACCAGGAGTTCTGCACCGTCTACAACATGGTGCGACTGGCCGACTACCTGCTGCGATGGACCGGCGAGGCGCAGTACGCCGACTACATCGAGCGCAACCTGTACAACGGCTTCCTCGCCCAGCAGCACCCCGGCACGGGCATGGTGGCGTACTTCCTGCCGTTCGAGCCCGGCGGCCACAAGCACTGGGGACACCCGACGCACGACTTCTGGTGCTGTCACGGCACACTGGTGCAGGCGCACAATCTCTATGGCGACTGGATGTACTACGCCGCCAAAGACAGCCTGACCGTCGCCCAGTACGGCGACTCAACCGCCAAGGCCCAGATCAAGGGCGCCGCCGTGGAACTGCACCAGTGGCCCATCCACGAAAACTACGGCCAAGGCAAGGAGCGAGTGGTCTATCGCGGCGGACGGGACCATCGGCCGCAGCATTGGCTGTATAACATGTCCGTCAAGGCCGACAAGACCGCCGACTTCACCCTCAAACTGCGCATGCCCTGGTGGCTGGCGGGCAAGGCCGAGATCACCGTCAACGGCAAAGCGGTCAAGGCGTCGGCCAAGGGCAGTTTCACTGAGATCCGCCGCGCGTGGAAGGACGACACCCTGACCGTCAAGCTCCCCAAGAGCCTCTGGACCGAGCCGATCCCGGACGAACCCGGCACGGCGGCGTTCATGGATGGCCCGACCGTCCTGGCCGGACTGTGCGACAAGCAGTGTACGATCCACGGCGAGCAGGCCCATCCGGAAGAGATCCTCAAGCCCGACGTCGAGCGCCTTTGGGGCTCATGGACGACCGGCTACCGCACGGTCAACCAGTGCTGCAACTTCCGCTTCAAACCGCTGCACGAAGTCGTGGACGAGAAATACACGGTGTACTTCCCCTTCAAAGAAGGGGAAATCCGAAAAAACAAAACCGAAATCCGAAACAAGAAGACAAACCGCAAGAAACAATAA
- a CDS encoding WbuC family cupin fold metalloprotein: MREQDEAFFNTQRVLPVDQALIERIKVRALASPRGQFRLCLHQSIQDAVQEMIIAQRQGVFYPPHCHDDTSVSVQVLQGRLTVIIFDDNGSVIERHDLQPHGQGGEFCLRLSKGCWHMNLPRSPMTVFYETLAGPFLRETANRFPAWAPASGDPQAVRDYLSSLGL; encoded by the coding sequence ATGCGAGAACAGGATGAAGCTTTTTTCAATACCCAGCGGGTGTTGCCTGTCGATCAGGCGCTCATCGAGCGGATCAAAGTCCGCGCGTTGGCCTCACCGCGCGGGCAGTTCCGTCTGTGCCTCCACCAGAGCATACAGGATGCTGTCCAGGAAATGATCATCGCCCAGCGCCAGGGGGTGTTCTACCCGCCGCACTGCCACGACGACACCTCCGTCTCCGTCCAGGTGCTCCAAGGCCGCCTCACCGTGATCATCTTCGACGACAACGGCAGCGTGATCGAACGCCACGACCTCCAGCCGCACGGGCAGGGCGGCGAGTTCTGCCTCCGGCTGTCCAAGGGCTGCTGGCACATGAACCTCCCCCGCTCGCCGATGACAGTGTTCTATGAAACGCTGGCCGGACCGTTCCTCCGCGAGACGGCCAATCGCTTTCCCGCCTGGGCGCCCGCTAGCGGCGATCCGCAGGCCGTGCGGGACTACCTCAGCTCGCTGGGACTGTGA
- a CDS encoding cellulase-like family protein produces MDFPPMPPSTVFGNKYEPLRRFDMRDWLQPRRMTAVMWDHAFLTRHVKGDSFEDYDRVLDEAIERGYNTLRIDPVPQSIDLSKPEIDFTQTMNIPYLPWTRPTGFQGRAGEWLIEFMEKVIDRKLYYALSSWWGGGIKPTRHDPHTLVEATECWIDFLTQWKSRFGFDGCAYVDLNNEFPCFLPGMMGYLEKEGGASWSPKWQQVVTQQINDSMGIMRKEFPELKFMVSLHGDVRYTQLELELDCMDIHFYSDADPRWHQRTQFYAFCPNMFTSTDWHAEYSDRTRKSNKAAAAMYRARQRAKVGEFAAMSDARGIPLLTTESWAAWYCIDSPQMDWSWLLEWAEWSVEDAIDYRMWGWTPHNYVQPQFENWKDVRWHQRLTDRFLRS; encoded by the coding sequence ATGGACTTCCCCCCGATGCCGCCCTCGACCGTCTTTGGCAACAAGTACGAACCCCTGCGCCGCTTTGACATGCGGGACTGGCTGCAGCCGCGCCGCATGACAGCCGTCATGTGGGACCACGCTTTCCTGACCCGCCACGTCAAGGGCGACTCGTTCGAGGACTACGACCGCGTGCTCGACGAGGCCATCGAGCGCGGCTACAACACGCTGCGCATCGACCCGGTCCCGCAGTCGATCGATCTGTCCAAGCCCGAGATCGATTTCACGCAGACGATGAACATCCCCTACCTGCCCTGGACCCGCCCCACCGGCTTCCAAGGCCGCGCCGGCGAGTGGCTCATCGAGTTCATGGAGAAGGTCATCGACCGCAAGTTGTATTACGCCCTGAGTTCCTGGTGGGGTGGCGGCATCAAGCCGACGCGCCACGACCCGCACACGCTGGTCGAGGCCACCGAGTGCTGGATCGACTTCCTGACGCAGTGGAAGAGCCGCTTCGGCTTCGACGGCTGCGCGTACGTGGACCTCAACAACGAGTTCCCGTGCTTCCTGCCGGGCATGATGGGCTACCTGGAGAAAGAAGGCGGGGCGTCGTGGAGCCCCAAGTGGCAGCAGGTGGTCACGCAGCAGATCAACGACTCGATGGGGATCATGCGCAAGGAGTTCCCCGAGCTGAAGTTCATGGTCTCGCTGCACGGCGACGTGCGTTACACGCAGCTCGAGCTGGAGCTGGACTGCATGGACATCCACTTCTACTCCGACGCCGACCCGCGCTGGCACCAGCGCACGCAGTTCTACGCCTTCTGCCCCAACATGTTCACCAGCACCGACTGGCACGCCGAGTACAGCGACCGAACCCGCAAGAGCAACAAGGCCGCCGCCGCCATGTACCGCGCCCGCCAGAGAGCCAAGGTCGGCGAGTTCGCCGCGATGTCCGACGCCCGCGGAATCCCCCTGCTGACGACCGAAAGCTGGGCCGCGTGGTACTGCATCGACAGCCCGCAGATGGACTGGTCGTGGCTGCTGGAGTGGGCCGAGTGGTCCGTCGAAGACGCCATCGATTACCGCATGTGGGGCTGGACCCCGCACAACTACGTGCAGCCGCAGTTCGAGAACTGGAAAGACGTCCGCTGGCATCAACGGCTGACCGACCGCTTCCTGAGAAGCTGA
- a CDS encoding carboxypeptidase regulatory-like domain-containing protein yields MGANCRAVVYGRVADRLTGKPVARATVRTLLYNGEILCDVTTRTNGTGRYRHTMSWAAGSRAVLMQEIWAEGFAYIGGAVRGKPQTAQKILKDKERHELSSQLTEGFDLVVTVRDPRGRPLSGCPVAAGDFYKGYDDIPLTTGTSRLPGGDACAVTDVHGQIVLRGLNAWISDEFHSTLRVRHARYLDHIQDHLQLLPRRDHRAALTVTLRPGQTLRGRITDAKTGRAVAGACVELSAVSGAVRLVCCGSEGKRTTTDAAGRYVISGLSPGLHHISVYHPRYPMHYSKKKVGPGAPPGDMKLRCGPVISGRVTDAAGNPVPGAMVEASYEPINPGGFNRLAANEKGEYLLAMRAARGRLHIHSYGRGPDQDRIYGYCTAPARSQTVDFNEKEMIPLECQAVHGSTGRPVRQKALCRCGVMPPAIVPLGGFYGGQDDGRIRLTLPPHGVFTIALSEARDFYNSHFFGRTRVTMSGRRKSRPIVVRVKPAQKLLIQVLDRRSGKPVTNAWVETRPLAMQWNICDRRATGSDGAYCIGRFPPFGARVRITAEGYRPLNRNVSSRVIAAGTVLVRLVRA; encoded by the coding sequence ATGGGCGCCAATTGCCGGGCGGTGGTCTATGGACGCGTTGCGGACCGTCTTACCGGAAAGCCCGTCGCACGAGCGACCGTGCGAACACTTCTCTACAACGGTGAAATCCTCTGCGACGTCACCACCAGAACCAACGGCACAGGACGGTATCGCCACACGATGAGTTGGGCGGCCGGTTCGCGCGCGGTGCTGATGCAGGAGATTTGGGCCGAGGGTTTCGCCTATATCGGCGGCGCTGTTCGTGGCAAACCACAAACCGCACAAAAGATCCTTAAGGACAAGGAACGTCACGAACTATCGTCCCAGTTGACCGAAGGCTTCGATCTTGTCGTAACAGTGCGTGACCCGCGGGGGCGGCCGCTGAGCGGCTGCCCTGTCGCGGCGGGGGACTTCTATAAGGGCTATGACGACATCCCTCTGACCACCGGCACAAGCCGCTTGCCCGGGGGCGATGCCTGTGCCGTCACCGATGTCCACGGACAGATCGTCCTTCGGGGTTTGAACGCCTGGATCAGCGACGAGTTTCACTCCACGCTGCGCGTGCGCCACGCACGGTATCTCGATCACATTCAGGACCATCTTCAGCTTCTGCCCCGCCGGGACCATCGCGCGGCCTTAACGGTGACGCTTCGCCCGGGGCAGACCCTGCGGGGGCGCATCACCGATGCAAAGACCGGGCGTGCGGTCGCCGGCGCTTGCGTGGAGCTCAGTGCGGTCAGCGGCGCGGTGCGGCTCGTGTGCTGCGGCAGCGAGGGCAAGAGAACCACGACCGACGCGGCAGGTCGATACGTCATCAGCGGACTGTCTCCGGGGCTGCACCACATCAGCGTCTATCACCCACGCTATCCGATGCATTACAGCAAGAAGAAGGTTGGACCTGGGGCGCCGCCGGGAGACATGAAGCTCAGGTGCGGTCCCGTGATCAGCGGCCGCGTGACCGATGCCGCGGGCAATCCGGTCCCTGGGGCAATGGTCGAGGCATCGTATGAGCCGATCAATCCGGGCGGGTTCAACCGCCTTGCCGCCAACGAAAAGGGCGAGTATCTCCTGGCGATGCGCGCCGCCCGCGGGCGCCTGCACATCCATTCGTACGGCCGCGGCCCAGATCAAGACAGAATATATGGCTACTGCACCGCACCCGCGCGCAGTCAAACCGTCGATTTCAACGAGAAGGAGATGATCCCGCTGGAGTGTCAGGCAGTGCATGGGTCAACGGGTAGGCCAGTACGGCAGAAAGCCCTCTGTCGCTGTGGAGTAATGCCTCCGGCAATTGTTCCACTTGGAGGCTTCTATGGAGGCCAGGATGATGGCCGCATCCGCCTGACCTTGCCGCCGCACGGCGTCTTTACCATCGCCTTGAGCGAAGCCCGCGACTTCTACAATTCCCATTTCTTCGGCCGCACCCGCGTGACAATGAGCGGACGGCGGAAGAGCCGCCCGATTGTCGTGCGGGTGAAGCCGGCACAGAAACTTCTTATCCAGGTGCTCGATCGGCGCAGCGGTAAGCCGGTCACCAATGCATGGGTGGAGACGAGGCCTCTGGCAATGCAGTGGAACATCTGCGATAGGCGTGCCACGGGATCCGACGGAGCGTATTGCATTGGACGGTTTCCGCCTTTTGGCGCGCGGGTGCGGATCACGGCGGAAGGATACCGCCCGCTGAACCGGAACGTTAGCTCGCGTGTGATCGCTGCAGGGACAGTGCTGGTGCGGTTAGTGCGCGCCTGA
- a CDS encoding universal stress protein, with translation MKNVMAAVDFSPVTDAVIETAAELAAALGGSMVILHVAADERDLVTHQIGPPSQRQWSGRDLERLRQRLEQIENTLKARGLPATALLVQGQVYDTIIDEAIRQNIDLLVMGTRGHGPLHHLLLGCVSQAVIESHCCRVLLVPKPAEK, from the coding sequence ATGAAGAACGTCATGGCAGCGGTGGACTTCTCGCCCGTCACCGACGCGGTCATCGAGACAGCAGCGGAATTGGCCGCCGCCCTGGGCGGATCGATGGTGATCCTGCACGTGGCCGCAGACGAACGCGACCTCGTCACCCACCAGATCGGCCCGCCATCGCAGAGGCAGTGGAGCGGCCGCGATCTCGAGCGACTGCGCCAGCGCCTCGAGCAGATCGAAAACACCCTGAAAGCCCGCGGCCTGCCCGCCACCGCCCTGCTGGTGCAGGGGCAGGTCTACGACACGATCATCGACGAGGCCATCCGTCAGAACATCGACCTGCTGGTGATGGGCACCCGAGGCCACGGGCCCTTGCACCACCTCCTGCTGGGCTGCGTCTCCCAGGCCGTCATCGAGTCCCACTGCTGCCGCGTCCTGCTGGTGCCCAAACCGGCGGAGAAATAA
- a CDS encoding hemolysin family protein has product MNIGHPAFWAATVAAIISGYFALISYTLGWQRRLQLEESFSSPGGRRRLDWVESNLRPLRLMVSLVRNLGNLVLMVAIVQLIVPAGNYTLWRLIGAIVAAAGIIAIFGVAIPHAWATYSGERVLAGTMPVLIACRYAFYPVTAVMSAFDKPIRRLTGSVEATAAENGEAAKQEILQAASEGRLEGAVGAAEVEMIESVMEFAETRAGQIMTPRTDIFAAAIDMPWAQLVQAIIESGHTRVPVYQGNLDNIVGILYAKDLLRYVVEHEPGDLRSILRKPYFVPETKPLDDLLRDFKVRKIHFAVVLDEYGGTAGIVTIEDVVEEIIGEITDEYDQPEPAMMHRIDANNAEVDGRMRVDELNDELDLDLPQDEDYDTIAGMVFAELGYIPSAGEKLEAHGVRVTVLAADERKITRLKVEALRESSQIESA; this is encoded by the coding sequence ATGAACATCGGACATCCTGCTTTCTGGGCCGCGACCGTCGCGGCGATCATCTCCGGTTATTTTGCGCTGATCAGCTACACGCTGGGTTGGCAGCGGCGGCTTCAGCTTGAGGAGAGTTTTTCGTCGCCGGGGGGGCGCCGCCGCCTGGACTGGGTCGAGTCAAACCTGCGCCCGCTGCGCCTGATGGTCTCGCTGGTGCGCAACCTGGGCAACCTGGTGCTGATGGTGGCGATCGTGCAGTTGATCGTCCCGGCGGGCAATTACACGCTGTGGCGGCTGATCGGCGCGATCGTCGCCGCGGCCGGCATCATCGCCATCTTCGGCGTGGCGATCCCCCACGCCTGGGCGACCTACTCCGGCGAGCGGGTGCTGGCCGGCACCATGCCGGTCCTGATCGCGTGCCGGTACGCCTTCTATCCGGTGACGGCAGTCATGTCGGCCTTCGACAAACCGATCCGCCGCCTGACTGGATCGGTCGAGGCGACGGCGGCGGAGAACGGCGAGGCGGCCAAGCAGGAGATTCTGCAGGCCGCCAGCGAAGGGCGTCTCGAGGGCGCGGTCGGGGCGGCGGAAGTGGAGATGATCGAGTCGGTGATGGAGTTCGCCGAGACCCGTGCCGGTCAGATCATGACCCCGCGCACCGACATCTTCGCCGCGGCGATCGACATGCCCTGGGCGCAGCTCGTCCAGGCGATCATCGAGTCCGGGCACACGCGCGTGCCCGTCTACCAGGGCAACCTCGACAACATCGTCGGCATCCTCTACGCCAAGGACCTGCTGCGCTACGTCGTCGAGCACGAGCCCGGCGATCTGCGGTCCATCCTGCGAAAACCCTACTTCGTGCCCGAAACCAAACCGCTCGACGACCTCCTGCGCGACTTCAAGGTCCGAAAAATCCACTTCGCCGTCGTTCTGGACGAATACGGCGGCACGGCCGGCATCGTCACCATCGAGGACGTCGTCGAGGAGATCATCGGCGAGATCACCGACGAGTACGACCAGCCCGAGCCGGCGATGATGCACCGCATCGACGCCAACAACGCCGAGGTCGACGGGCGCATGCGCGTGGACGAACTCAACGACGAACTGGACCTGGACCTGCCCCAGGACGAAGACTACGACACCATCGCGGGCATGGTCTTCGCCGAACTGGGATACATCCCCAGCGCCGGCGAAAAACTCGAAGCCCATGGCGTGCGCGTGACGGTGCTGGCCGCCGACGAGCGCAAGATCACCCGCCTGAAAGTCGAAGCCCTTCGGGAAAGCTCGCAGATCGAATCGGCCTGA